The genomic region AGTCTTTatccctgctcctctcccctgcccagcaCATGACCCAacgttccccaccccaccctgtcaGCACGGGACCTTCCAGTCCAGTGAGCGCGGGGCAGCCTCACTCACCACCCCCTCACCTCCTGGCTTGGCATTGGCCGACGCCCACTCACCTGGGCTCCGCACCCTCACCTTCCAGGTCAGCTCCTGCAGCAAGAGCTTGGAGTGCTTCCCCAGCGAGATGAACTTCGTGTTCCTCAGGAAGCAGCGCTCCTTGTGCCTGGAGCCCCAGAGGCCAGGGAGCACCAGGCGGCGTATGCCCGCAGGTATGCGTGCACCTGCCACGCTGTGCTGCTGCAGGAACCGCACCAGGCGCCAGGAGCCCGCGTCCTTCCGGGGGTCGGCGGCCGGCCTCGGGGACCACACCTGCGTAGCCGGCCCCCGCAGCATCCGGAAGAGCGCGCCGTATGGGCACCATGCGTGGTTCGCAAGCAGCTTTTGGAACAGGGTCCGCATCCTCCAGTAGCGCGGGGACAGCCAGCGCAGCCTGAGGCTACCCCCGGACCTCGGCGTCCAGCCCAGGAAGATGCCCGGAGGCGCCGGGCTCCCGCTTGCAGTCCACTCCCTCAGATGCCCTGGAGGGCGTGGTCTCCGAACACTCGGCAGGTGTCACCGCGCAGGCCGCAAAAGGCCCGCGCCCCGAACTGTAGGCGGGTGAGCCCAGGGGCGCCCAGGTCTCGCCACCGCTGCTGTTCCGAACCCGTCGCGTGGACGCGGGGCCCGTCTGGATCCCACGCGCGCGGTGCAGGGGGCCGGGTCTCGGCTACGGTGCCGAGCTCGTACAAAGGCTGCCCGCACACCTGGTAGGCGCAGCTCGGGCCACCAGCAGGTAGAgcgcgcagcgcgccagcaggtGCACGAGCACGTCGTCGCCTACGCGGTGCAGCAGCAGCCCCCACGCGCCGCTGCCGCACCGCGTCTCAGTCACCGTGTTGGGCAGGTAGCTGCGCACGCAGGTGGTGAAAGCCCAGGGCGGGCCGCCGTGGGCGCCGTCCAGCAGCGCGAAGCCGAAGGACAGCACGTTTTTCGCGCCGCACTCGCAGAGCCTCTGCACGAACCTGGCCACCAGCTCCTTCAGAGAGGACACCTGCAGGGAAGGGGCCTGAGTCCCCGGGCGCCGCTCTGCCTCCGCCTCCCCGAAGCGGGTCCCCTGGGCGGCCCACCTGGCGGAAGGAGAGGGCGGCGAGGGGCGGCTGTGCGTCCCAGGGCACGCACAATAGGCACTGGGCCACCAGAGCGCGGAAGGCCGCCGGGTCCCGGCGCCGCACGAACGTGGTCAGCGGCAGCACCTCGAGGTAGCGGCTGCGCAGGAGCGCGCTCACGGCTCGGCACTGGGGCGCGCGTGGCATCGAGGGGCCGGAGCCCGGCGGCCGGGCCTGGAGATCCGGCCGCCCGCGCGGGGGCTCTGGCAAGCTGTGCGCGGGCTGTTAGAGCCCCACGTGCCAGGACCCTATCCAGTGGCTCGCGCACGCCGGGCGGCCAGGCTCCCGCCGGTGCGCTAGCGCAGGGTGCAGAGGCGGCGGGCCTGGGCTGGGTCCCCGTGGAGGAGGCGGGGCGcggaggggaaggggctgggccctgctgggcgGGGGCCAGGGTCGCGGAGCAGGGTCCTGAGCCGGTGCCTGCGCTCCGCCCACTGCCCTCCTTTTGCTACGCGGGGAGGGGCGCCCTGGAGGCCGTTCGCCCTTCTGGAGCTCAGGCGCTGAGTGTCCCGTGGCTCTGGGGTCATCAACCACGAGGCGGGGGCCCTGGCGGGCGTCTGGGTCCTACCCCGCGGCTCCGCACCTTCCCAGATGCGTCGGGGCCTAGCGAGATCAGGAGGGCGTGGACGGACCCAAGGGCTCCAGACCGTGACTCACTGCCAAGGGTCTGGGAACCTCGCCAGTCTCCGTGCCCGCGAGCACCGCGGGGTCGACCTAGCAAAGACGGGAGCGCCAAGCCTGTGCTCAGCCAGGACACCTGCAGGCGGCCGGGAGTGGTCGCAGAGAGCAGCATGGCCCACGGGCTGTTGGCGTTTGAATCTCTGGAAAGCAGGAGACACATGGGGCTCCAAGGCCCCTCCACGCTGGGTGTGCAAGCACTAAGTGCTCATAAACTAGCCCTAGCTGGCCGGGATTGCTGTTAtcggtggtggtggcggtggtgggcGCCTGCGGGGCCACCCTTGCGGGCgctttctgcttctcctgagtGCCCGCTGCCCCCGATGGCCTCTCTCCCGGTGCACGCTATCTCCTCTCCCCCGTGTGTCCGCTGTCCCCCGATGCCTCTGCCccgggtgcccgctgtcccccgaCGGCCTCTCCGCTGTGTGCTCATTGTCCCCCAATGGTGCCCGCTGTCCCTCGACGGCCTCTCCCCCGGTTCCCCATTGCCCCCTACGGCCTCTCTCCCaggtgcccgctgtcccccgaCGGCCTTCCCCAAGGTGCCCTCTGTCCACCGACAGTTGTCCCCCGATGGTGCCCGCTGTCTCCTGAAGGCCTCTCTACCGGGTGCTGGCTGTCTGCTTTCTCCGAAGTGCCCGCTGTGCCTGATGGCCTCTCCTCCAGGTGCCGGCTGTCCCCTGATGGCCTCTCCCCCCCCccgggtgcccgctgtcccccgaCGGAATGTCGCCCAACGGCCTCTCCCCTGGGCGCTCGCTGTCCTATGATTGAGCCCGTTGTCCTGCAATGGCCTCTCCCCCGGGTGCTCGCTGTCCCCCAACGGCTTCCCccgggtgcccgctgtccccAGAAGGCCTCTCCCCTGGTGTCCGCTGTCCCCCGACGGCCTCTCCCTCAGGTGCCAGCTATCTCctctcccctgggtgcccgcTGTTCCCCCACAGTTGTCCTCCGatggtgcccgctgtcccccgaTGGCCTGTCCCTCGGGTGCCCACTGTTCCCCGACAGCATCTTGCCCGGGTGCCCACAGCCCTCAATGGCCTCTCAAccgggtgcccactgtcccccaacGGCCTCTCCCCtaggtgcccactgtcccccaatGGCCTTCTTGCCCGGGTGCCCACAGTCCCCAACGGTCTCTCCCCTGGATGCTGGctgtcccccaatggcctctccCTCAGGTGCCAGCTATCTCCTCTCCCCCAGGTGTCTGCTGTCCCCCGACAGCCTCTCCCCTGGGTGTCCGCTGTCCCCCGATGGCTTCTCCCCCTGGTCCCCTCTGACCCCGATGGCCTCTGCCccgggtgcccactgtccccagATGGCCTGTTGCCCAACAGCTTCTCCACTGGGTGCTTGCTGTCCCATGATGCAGCCCATTGTCCCGCGATGGCCTCTCTCCCAGGTGCCCACTGTCCCCAGATGGCCTGTTGCCCAACAGCTTCTCCACTGGGTGCTTGCTGTCCCATGATGCAGCCCATTGTCCCGCGATGGCCTCTCCCTCAGGTGCCCACTGTCCTGATGGCCTCTCTCCCAGGTGCCCTCTGTCCCTCAACAGCCTCTCCCCTAAGTGCTCACTGTCCCACGATGGCGCCCACTGTCCCCCAACATCCTCTCCCTcgggtgcccactgtccccccgATGGCCTATCCCTTGGGTGCTTGCCGTCCCCCAGTGTCACCCGCTGTCCCCCGACAGCCTTTCCCCCAATGCTTCTTTCCTGGGTGCTCCCTCccccaactgcttctctctggggTAACCActgtcccccaatggcctctTCCCCAGTTGTCCACTGTCCCTAGACAGTCTCTCCCccgggtgcccgctgtcccccaaCGGTTGTCCCTTGATGGTGCCCGCTGTCCCCTGATGGCCTCTCCCCCAGGTGCCAGCTATCTCCTCTCACCTGGGTGCCTGTTGTCCCCTGACGACCTCTCCCCTGGGTGCCTgctgtccccagatggccagtcACCCAACGGCCTCTCCACTGGATGCTTGCTGTCCCATGATTGAACCTATTGTCCCGCGATGGCCTctcccccagtgcccactgcCCCCAACGGCCTCTCCCCTGGGTGTCCGCTGTTCCCACATGGCCTCTCCCCCAGGTGCACACTGTCCCTGCACGGCCTCTCCTCTGGGTGCCCACTGTCCTCTGACGGTTGTCCCCCGATGGTGCCTGCTGTCCCCTGATGGCCCCTCTTCTGGGTGCCGGCTATCTCCTCTCTCCTGGGTGCCTGCTGTCCCCCGCAGGACTCTCCCCCAATGGTGTCCACTGTCTCACGTTGGTCTCTCTCCCAGGTGCCCACTGTCCCCTGAcggcctctcccctgggtgccAGATGTCCCCCAATGGTTGTCCCCCTATGGTACCTGCTGTCCCCCAATGTCCTTCCCAcaggtgcccactgtcccccaacAGCCTCTCCCCCAATGGTGTCTGCTGTCCCACGATGGCCTGTCCTCTGATGCTTCTCCCCTGGGTGCTCCCTCCCCCGActgcctctctcccaggtgcccgctgtcccccgaTGGCCTGTCCCCCAGTGGTGTCTGTTGTCTCCAAACGGCCTCTCCCCTGAGTGCTCGCTGTCACCCGATGGCACCCGCTGTCCCCCGATGGTCTCTCCCTCAGGTGCCCACCCTCCACCGACAGCCTCTCCCCAGGTTTCCCGCTGTTCCCCAATGGCCTGTCCCCCCAtggcctctcccctgggtgctcGCTGTCCCATGATGACGCCCGTTTCCCCCAATGGTTGTTCCCCCATGGTGCCCGCTGTCCCGACAGCCCCTTTCCTGGGTGCcagctgtctcctctctcctgggtGGCCGCTGTCCCCCGacggtgcccactgtcccccgaCAGCCTCTCTCCCGGGTGCCCACTGTTCCCCAATtgcctctcccctgggtgcctGTTGCACCCAACGGCATCTAACCCGGGTGCCTGCTGTTCCCCAATGGCCTCTCCCCCGGGTGCCTGAGTCCCTCAATGGCCTCTCCTCTGGGTGCCAACTGTCCCCCAATGGTTGTCCCCCGatggtgcccactgtccccctaTGGCATTCCCACAGGTGCCCACTGTCCCCAGACAGCCTCTACCCAATGGTGTCTGCTGTCCCCCGACGGCCTGTTCCCCGATTCTTCTCCCCTGGGTGCTCGCTCCCCTGACCACCTCTCTCccgggtgcccactgtcccccaatggcctctTCTCCGAGTGACCGCTGTCCTGACGGCCTCTCCCTGGGTGCCTGCTGTCCCCCCACGGTTGTTCCCCAATAGTGCCTGCTGTCCTTTGAAGGCCTTCCCACAGGTGTCTGCTATCCCCCAATGGCCTCTCCCCCGATGGTGTCTGCTGTCCCCCGATGGCCTGTCCTCTGACGTCTTCTCCCCCGGGTGCTCATTCCCCCAACGGCCTCTCTCCtgggtgcccactgtcccccgaTGGCCTCTCCCCCTGGTGCCTGCTGCCCCCCGACGGTTGTCCCTTGATGGTGCCTGctgtcccccaatggcctctccGCCAGGTGCCCGAGTCCCCTGAtggcctctcccctgggtgcaTGCTGTCCCACGATGGTGCCCATTTTCCTCCAATGGCCTGTCCCTAGAGAGGCCCGCTGTCCCCCAACGGCCTCTCCCCCAATGGTGCCCACTCTCCCCTCCCTGATGGCCTCTCCCCCaggtgcccgctgtcccccaaTGGTTGTCCCCCAatggtgcccactgtccccctatagcctctccctcccccagtggTGCCTGCTGTCCCGACGGCCTCTCTCCCAGGTGCCCATTGTCCCCGATGGCCTCTCTCCTGGGTGCccgctgtctcctctctcctggatTCCCACCATTGCCTGACAGCCTCTTCCCCCAATGGTGCCTGCTGTCCCGACGGCCTCTCTCCCAGGTGCCCATTGCCCCCAATGGCCTCTCTCCTGGGTGCccgctgtctcctctctcctggatTCCCACCATTGCCTGACAGCCTCTTCCCCCAatggtgcccgctgtcccccaTGGCCTCTCTTCCAGGTGCTCACTGTCCCCCATGGCCTTTCCCCTGACTGGGCCTGCTGTCCCCCCACGAACTCTCTCTCAGGTGCCTGCCGTCCCCTGACAGTCTGTCCCCTGGGTGCACGCTGTCCCCTGATGGGCCTGTCCCCAGGTGCCCTCTGTCCCCCGATGGCCTTCCCACAGGTGCCCACCATCCCCAAcagcctctcccctgggtgctcGCTGTCCCCGATGGCGCCCACTGTCTCCCGACGGCCTCTCCCCCAATGATGTCTGCTGTCCCCCGACGGCCTCTCCCCCGGATGCCCAAGTCCTCAATGGCCTCTCTCCccggtgcccactgtcccccgaTGGCCTCTCTCCccggtgcccactgtcccccgaTGGCCTGTCCCCGAcagcctctcccctgggtgcccAATGCCCCTGATCACctctcccctgggtgcccgctgtcccccaaTGGTCTCTCCCACGATGGTGCCCGCTGTCCTCCAGTGGCCTCTCCCCCAGGTGTCTGCTGTCCCCCAACGGTTGTCCCCCAGTGGTGCCCGCTGTCCCTCTATGGCCTCTCTCccgggtgcccactgtcccccaatAGCCTGTTCCCCTGGTGCCTGCCATCCCTCCAtggtctctctcctgggtgtcCGCTTTCCCCCAGTGGTGTCTGTTGTCTCCAAATGGCCTCTCCCCTGAGTGCTCGCTGTCACCCGATGGCGCCCGCTGTCCCCCGATGGCCTCTCCCTCGGGTGCCCACTATCCCCTGACGGCCTCTCTCCCACTTGCTTCAAGTGTTCcatgaaaagaaattatttcagatCTGTCACGTcacatgcctcagtttccctacatTTAGAGTATTACATGTCCTTCTAGTTCTAACattctctcttcccctgtcttGCCCACTCTCTCCTCATTTGGTTTCAGTATTGATCCACACATTCATTTTTGATTAGAGATGACAAGTTTGTAATTCACACCTTTCATTTTCACAATACAGCTTTTAGGGTTAAATCATTTAGACATTCCTTAAGTGGAGAAAGTCATTCTGACTCTGAAGATCAACAAAGATTTGAAATTATACAGTTAGCTCAAATGAGAAATTACTTTTAACTATTCATTAACTAGTTTATTTGAATATACCCTTAGAAATTACGGAAACTCAAGTCAGAAATTCTCTCTGAAACCAGATGTTACATGAGGGAAcataataaagttcatggaaaattcaataAAAGGTTAGTTTATTCCGGTGCAGTTTTTAAACTtatgcagctttttttttctatttatttatttatttatttttattctttttattatttaaacatgACAGATCTGAAGTTATTCTTGTATTCAATAACTGATGCAGGTCCTGCATCCTCTATCCCTTACACTggaaattctgattcagtagattTGGGCTGGGATTTAGAGCctgtctttaaaaagtaaactaaGTGATCGCTCAGAGACTTACAGCTCATAGTGCTACTTGTCGTCTTTTGGATAAATCCATGAtcaacttgataaagaaaaaatggaggGCAAAAACCTTAAGACTTCCTCTTCTCTACTCCTCTTTTATAATGAGTGTGGATGGATCCTACTCCACTTTGAGATAGTTAGGATTATAGAATCACATATTGAAGAGTCATGATGTACCAAACACCCCTCATGACAGATGCTCGTCCAGTCTCTCCAGTTATTTCAGACGTGTGTTTTCCTACCATTTTATTGGTAGGCATGCGTTAGACATGAGTTTATTATACATGCCAAATATGATATCAAGCTCAGAGCTGGCAGTCaattaatgtttgttgaatgaataagctTGTCTCTTAACAAATCAAAGCAACTGCATACTAAAGCTTGTTCAAGAAAAGTGTACTTTCAATGGCATTTGTAGCTggtattttcatgttttctttcttctctcactttTGTTCCAGTTTTCCATTGACCTTGGACTAGTTCTATCAAGCCCTGACTCTTCAGAGAAAGAGTATTTTCAGTCTGTTTTTCCAATTATAATAGTTTGGTACATTCCTTTCATACGTAAAACGGCTTTTGAACTAGAAAGTTAGAAGCCAAAATAACTTGATTTGAAAAAGCTCAATGGGAGAGGAGTTTTAACAGGTGAAGTATAGGAGATATTTTTAGGGCATTGACACTCTTCGTATGATGTGTAGCATGTAGTGGATGCATGACACTGTGAATTTAAGTACATGGAATTTTATAGGATGCAGAATAAACTTTAttactacatttaaaaataatttaggatgTTGTGATCTTAGGAGGGATGTAGAATACAACTGTGTTACAAATGTGTGAAATAAGCTtacttaaggggaaaaaaaaaagaaattattgaaatTTGTCAACTAGACTCTCTAGGAAGTAAAAGTGACCATGAATTAAAACCCCAAAATGCAGTGAATTATTACCAGTTGGTTATTGAATTTTGCAACTGATTTTGTGGGCAAATGGAGCCGCAGAGGAGCTGAGGGAATACACCTGTCATCTGGGCACTCAGAAAAGGGAACATCCATATTTTTCTGTAACTTGAATCCctgcagggaaatcttgtgatgtttcttcCCAGAAGCACAGACTGTGTCGCTTCTCTGAAATGAGGTTCCTGGTTCAAGGTCTTTCCAAAATTTAGTTTCTTGTGCATCTTCAGGCAGTGTGGAAGTCCACCATGGCATCCTTCTATCTGACAAACAGTCATCATTGCTGCATACATTGTGCCCTGGGGGATGGATGGGCTCTCGTGGCAACAATGTTTGTCCCTACTGGGAAACTGCATCTGAGTGGGAAGAGACTTTGTGGGGTTGTGGCTGAGTTTAGGAGCATGAGGAACACTGGCTACATGTGTCACTACAGTGTCTGCCATACAACCCTTGCCAAatccttgctttcccaggagcactactCAAAACTGCCAGGAATTCTGCATGCTCAGCACAGGACCAGCTCCTGAGGTCCTGGCCCCCCTTTAATGTAGTGATGTCATTATACCATTGCATGTGCTGGGTAGATGCTTCTGTAGACAGAAGGAGGAAGATTCTCACTTATTTCTGATGCTCACTGTGGAGGTCATGCATAAATCACATCTTTCTGAGTACTCACTGTTGAGAAGCCACCCCAAAGACACCATACAAATCTGTCATAAAGATCTAGAGTATTGGAAATGTCACATCAAATATCTCTGCTGTCATAAATTTCAGACAATACTAACCTTTATTAGGACAGTATACTGGATATTAAGGCAATTTAGAGTGTGAAGCAAGTTTTGAAAATTGGAGGATAAAAACCTGGCCAGTAAAAATGCCTGCTTTCAACAGCTTAACTGTAACCACCTCTGTGAGTCTTATCCTTGTGTTGAATActgtcactctttcagataaataaatagctctttaTAAAAAtctctcctggggctggtgttgtggtgcagcgggtaaagccaccatctgttaTACCAGCTGcactttggctgctccacttctgatcctgctctctgctaatatgcccaggagagaactggaagatgacccaagtgcttagacccctgcactcatgtgggagacccagaagaagctcttggctcctggcttcagccaggcccagccctagtcctTGTGctcatgtgggcagtgaaccaaaagatggaagagctctctctgtctttcactctctcactgtgtaactctgcctttcaaataaataaaaataaatcattaaaaaagaaacatctagaaagaaagagagagagagagagagaaacctctcCTTGCTAAATAAACCATTTGGAAATATCCCACTTTACAGGGAAGTTAACTTTGGCAGAATTCTTTGTCAAATGAAGTGTGTCGGAAGTAGCATAAAAAGTACAAGAGGATATTGGTACAAATATTGCTGCACATGCCCACTGTAACCAATACACACTGGTATTCAGGCATGTGATGAAGACATGAAAGTGTTAGTTAAGATGGACACCAGTGGTGCTAAATGGTGGTGATTATATTCAGGGTTAGAGTGTAAATCTAGGACTTATTTTATGTTATAGGTGCTTATACTGCAAGCATGCAGATTGTATAGGTTCATGAGGCAGGATTATGTATGCCCAAGATCTTTGTCTGAACTCCTTTAGCTGaataatatacataaaagtgGAAAACTGCGATTATTTCAACTTTATCATTCAGCATTGCTTAGGGTTTATAAATCATGTGTTTACAaaccatttattgtttgtttataaaCAATCTGTGCAAAACAGTTTAATGGAAATCTTAATGGAATTGGCCTAATAATCAAGTTGACATGAAATAAATGGATACCTAATATTCAACTTAACAGATCATAAAATTcagtatatatacaatattttatttgacttttttcaaTACTGTTAAATAGCTTTCTGAGTATATTTTCTGCACATATTTTGTTTGAtttgtgtttttacttttgaatgatactgcaggtggcaattttaaTATTCAACTTCTTTTTAGGacttatgaatttatttgaaaggcaaaattatagaaagggggagaaagagagaggaatctttcatctgctggttcactcctcaaatggccacaatggccaggactcagccaggttatagtcaggagccagaaagtttatctgggtatcccatatgggttaaggggcccatgcacttgggccatctcccgctgctttcccaggcacattagcagggagctgagtcagaagtggagaaactggttttgaattggcacacatatgggatgtcagcattgctggcagcagcttaatccactgtgccacaatgctagctcccaCATTCAAATTCTAATTCTTCACTGGCAGCCTAGACCTTTGTCTACTCACAATATACCTTGGTTGCTATTGCCTCCCTCTACTGTCATCAGTACATGAGATACTGCACTccatctttttcatttccaaaattatGACATTAAATATCTAAACACCACCTTTCTATTCAGTCAGGGACCTAGCAGAGGGAAGCCAGAACCATGAAACATGGTTCTCTTAAGTAGCAACCAAAATGTTCTCATTTTCTAGAAAATTCCTGCATAGGTTATTAAATACATCCTCACATTGATTTAATAAAacttattttccaaaattatgcAACATGAGGGGTTTAATGTGTACAAATCATGCATGGTATGgtggttttattattttgcagATTAAGAGTTGTTCAAGGAAAGAAATCCCAGCACAGGTTTGgtaaggggccagcacagtgtgaCAGATTTTATGGAATATTGGGAGTTTACTCTCCTGAGTGGGAGATAGGTCACAGCCAGCTGGGCAACAATGAAACCTTAAGTAAAGATAAAGATATAAACTCCTATCTATATGCTGTCAATAGTTTTAAATTGTTCCTGAAAACAAAATGGTCCTATAAAGCTACAAAGCATTTCAGAGAAACACCTACTGGGACCAGCCTGAAGAATGTCTCACAgagctacttttttaaaaaagacttatttatttatttgaaagtcagaattacacacagagaaaaggagaggcagagaggtcttctatcctctggttcactccccagttgtatATTTAGGATAATTCTTTGGTGACTCTCATTTTCATTTGAGTTACCATGTTTGGTTTATCATTCTTGTCAAAGAGTGGTCAGTTTCCCTATATGTAGTGCAGCAGAAGTTTCAGCAAGGTAAATATAATTCaaagtcattatttcttttttttttttttagaagatttatttacttgaaagttggagttacacaaagagaaaaggagaggcagagaaagaggacttccatcctctggttcactccccagttggctgcaatggccagagttgtgcccatctgaagccagcagccaaggtcttatgggtctcccatgtgggtgcaggggcccaaggacttgggccatctactactgttttcccaggccatagcagagagctgaatcagaagtgaagcaattgGGTCCTGAACTGGCCCTcaatatgggattccggcactgcaggcagtggctttacctgctacaccacagagccggcccccaaaAGTCATTATTTCTAAAGCATCCTGAAGTTATTCATAAAAACCTAATATGCATACTATAGAATACTGGTTCTTCAACATAATGTATAATTACATGTGATATATAATATTACAAATAATTGATTCATGCCTTGATTATTTTGTGtactagaagaaaagaaatatttattgatggaTTGTGATTTAACTGCTTTCCTCATTTTAGAGATAACAGAAGAAATTTGAATAATTAAAGAACAtgggttctttttttattaatttatttatttggaagtcatagttacacagagagaggagaggcagagagaaagggagagagagagagagagagagaggtcctctatccgatggctcactccccaattggccgcaatggccagagctgtgctgatccaaagcaaggggccagaagctccttccaggtttcccacgcaggtgcaggggcccaaggacttgggccatcttctactgctttcccaggccatagcagagctggatcagaagtggagcagctaggacataaactggcaccgatatgggatgccagtgcttcaggccagggtgttaaccctctgtgctaaaacaccagccccaatacatGAGTTCTAACAAAGTAAATAGTAAAAAAGAGATACAGTGCTGAGATGAATGGccaccaaaaatatatatatatatatgtaaatatgtccaacaataagagaaatgaaaattaaatcctAAAAGAAGTATGATTTCTTACCCATTACTGTGGTATAAAAAGTACAGCAATTACATATTTTGGTGATAATACagagattttcaaatacatgtttactatgagtggaaatgtaaaatggtacaatgattatggaaaacagtatgtaggt from Lepus europaeus isolate LE1 unplaced genomic scaffold, mLepTim1.pri SCAFFOLD_3_1, whole genome shotgun sequence harbors:
- the LOC133755223 gene encoding LOW QUALITY PROTEIN: telomerase reverse transcriptase-like (The sequence of the model RefSeq protein was modified relative to this genomic sequence to represent the inferred CDS: inserted 1 base in 1 codon), with the protein product MPRAPQCRAVSALLRSRYLEVLPLTTFVRRRDPAAFRALVAQCLLCVPWDAQPPLAALSFRQVSSLKELVARFVQRLCECGAKNVLSFGFALLDGAHGGPPWAFTTCVRSYLPNTVTETRCGSGAWGLLLHRVGDDVLVHLLARCALYLLVXPSCAYQVCGQPLYELGTVAETRPPAPRAWDPDGPRVHATGHLREWTASGSPAPPGIFLGWTPRSGGSLRLRWLSPRYWRMRTLFQKLLANHAWCPYGALFRMLRGPATQVWSPRPAADPRKDAGSWRLVRFLQQHSVAGARIPAGIRRLVLPGLWGSRHKERCFLRNTKFISLGKHSKLLLQELTWKVRVRSPGEWGVATSRAMEHRLREGILARFLLWLLDACMVGLLRSFFYVEETTFQKNRLLFYCRSVWSRLQSVGLRRHLERVQLWELSDAEVQQQARLALTSARLHFIPKPRGLQPIVNTDSMVRARTFCREKAQPWTSCIQTLFSMLNYEQAQWPGLLGASVLGSTRSPWRPQLTQP